One Solanum lycopersicum chromosome 4, SLM_r2.1 DNA window includes the following coding sequences:
- the LOC101246243 gene encoding bZIP transcription factor 11 encodes MATSSGNSSQIPNNSASDEVFMVVDERKRKRMQSNRESARRSRMRKQKHLDDLMCQVTQLKKENSNILNSITMTTQQYGNVEAENSVLRAQMMELTQRLQSLNEILTYINNSNNNNYYQEDFQMNPWNSMYVNQPIMASSDMLYQY; translated from the coding sequence atggctACTTCTAGTGGTAATTCATCTCAGATTCCAAACAATTCAGCTTCTGATGAAGTTTTCATGGTGGTTgatgaaaggaaaagaaagagaatgcAATCGAATCGCGAATCAGCAAGAAGATCAAGAATGAGAAAACAGAAACATTTGGATGATTTGATGTGTCAAGTTACACAATTGAAGAAAGAAAACAGCAACATTCTGAACAGCATCACCATGACAACACAACAATATGGTAATGTTGAAGCAGAGAACTCTGTTTTAAGAGCACAAATGATGGAATTAACTCAAAGGTTGCAATCTCTTAATGAAATCCTCACTTACATCAATAAttcaaataacaataattattatcaAGAGGATTTTCAGATGAATCCATGGAATTCGATGTATGTTAATCAGCCAATTATGGCTTCTTCTGATATGTTATATCAGTATTAG